GCTTTTGTGTATTATATATGTCACCTATGTTACCAATATGCAAAGCAACTGCTTGTTTGTTTGCACTCTCCTCACTTAATTTTAAAGCAATATTAAAATGTTCGAGTGTTTTTGTAGTCACCTTTATAATAATATACAGCACCAATACTTCCATGATTGGTTGCTTGTGATTCTTTATTGCCAGTTTCTTCAACTAATTTTAACGCAGCATTATAATTTCCGAGTGCTTTATCATTTTCTCCTATTCCTAAATAAATATTCCCAATATTTGACATCCAAACAGCTATGCCATTCTTATTGCCAATTTCTTCTGATATTTTAAGGGCTTTATAATAATAATCAAGTGCTTTCGTGTAGTCGCCTTTTTTCTTGTACACTACACCAATGTTTCCCAATGAAATTTGAATGCGATTTTTGTCTTTAATCTCTTCTGATAAACGTAATGACCTGAAGTAGTAATTTA
This window of the Bacteroidota bacterium genome carries:
- a CDS encoding tetratricopeptide repeat protein produces the protein MKNLLYSLKDLIEMNKYFFAFLCLFTTFANAQQSNIDSILILLKTNLLDTNKVNILCDLSWEYKNIGNYDTAIYYANTALKLADKSNYKLGEAYANNSIGLVYQVKGDYKEALNYYFRSLRLSEEIKDKNRIQISLGNIGVVYKKKGDYTKALDYYYKALKISEEIGNKNGIAVWMSNIGNIYLGIGENDKALGNYNAALKLVEETGNKESQATNHGSIGAVYYYKGDYKNTRTF